In Fibrobacter sp. UWP2, the following are encoded in one genomic region:
- a CDS encoding tetratricopeptide repeat protein yields the protein MMRLNIRGLIFLIGAVLVAGTFARPINDGNKLFAAGDYEGALKKYMEAREAEPANPMLFYNIGTCQYKLGNFEEAKKELESAVRMPDKKMAAKAAYNLANTHFRMGEKAAEGSERIAAWRESVAYLKKAIDLDNNFENAKKNVEIVQRKLKEELDKQKENKDQNQDQNNDQKQPPLSEKAKEVLARALQLCKDGKYAEAKEMLENLIAEDETAGQLSGHVQRIDDVIEIKAGRKPKAKIDASNTDNDLEVI from the coding sequence ATGATGCGATTGAATATACGTGGATTGATTTTTTTGATTGGCGCGGTTCTTGTCGCAGGGACGTTTGCCCGGCCCATCAACGACGGGAATAAGCTTTTTGCCGCCGGAGATTACGAAGGCGCCCTCAAAAAGTACATGGAGGCCCGCGAGGCAGAACCCGCGAACCCCATGCTCTTCTACAACATTGGAACTTGCCAGTACAAGCTGGGCAACTTTGAAGAGGCCAAAAAGGAGTTGGAGAGTGCCGTGCGTATGCCCGACAAGAAGATGGCCGCGAAGGCCGCCTACAACCTGGCGAACACGCATTTCCGCATGGGCGAGAAGGCCGCCGAAGGCAGCGAACGCATTGCGGCCTGGCGTGAGTCGGTTGCTTATTTGAAAAAGGCCATCGACCTCGACAACAATTTCGAGAACGCGAAGAAGAATGTGGAAATTGTCCAGCGCAAGCTGAAGGAAGAACTCGACAAGCAGAAAGAGAACAAGGACCAGAATCAGGACCAGAACAACGACCAGAAACAGCCGCCGCTTTCCGAGAAGGCGAAGGAGGTTCTGGCGCGCGCATTGCAACTTTGCAAGGACGGCAAGTATGCCGAAGCGAAGGAGATGCTCGAGAACCTGATTGCCGAAGACGAGACTGCGGGCCAGCTGAGCGGCCACGTGCAGCGCATCGACGACGTCATCGAAATCAAGGCGGGCCGCAAGCCCAAGGCGAAGATTGACGCCAGCAACACCGACAACGACCTGGAGGTAATCTGA
- a CDS encoding M18 family aminopeptidase, producing MNFLEFLNYSVTPYHTVEFLRREFSLAGFECMDAALGTPLASGKACFVERCGALVAFRMPRNFTTKTRFRLALAHTDFPALKITPNPDKVSGGVLKLHAEVYGSPLYTSWLDRDLGYAGMLAYEKGGRVQTKLVRGQALLRIPQLAVHLNRSVNQDGLKVNSQTDFDALFTANQTTKFVNVLRSELAEGERLLDFDVQLFDSQVAIYGGLENEWVYSGRLDNLSSCHAIAEALLTAEPAADDVCVACFVNNEEVGSVSRDGAAGNFVRSTLEAVWSACRQTESVGAVALPVDFPLESSFALSVDMAHAVHPNHPEKHEENHAPVLGGGVVLKTNSQKKYASDLLSSAKLRRLCEVAKVPLQVFVTRGDMPCGSTVGPTVSASLGIPTVDVGEPMLSMHSIREMMAVADHQSMTALVKALFSVEVG from the coding sequence ATGAATTTTTTGGAGTTTTTGAACTATTCGGTAACCCCCTACCATACGGTCGAATTTTTGCGCAGGGAGTTCTCCCTGGCAGGGTTCGAGTGCATGGATGCGGCTTTGGGTACGCCCCTGGCGTCGGGAAAGGCGTGTTTTGTGGAGCGTTGCGGCGCCCTGGTCGCTTTCCGCATGCCGCGAAACTTTACGACGAAGACCCGTTTTAGGCTGGCCCTGGCCCATACGGATTTCCCGGCGCTAAAAATCACGCCGAACCCCGACAAGGTGTCGGGTGGCGTGCTCAAACTCCATGCCGAAGTGTATGGGAGCCCTCTCTATACCAGTTGGCTCGACCGCGACCTGGGCTATGCCGGCATGCTTGCCTACGAAAAGGGAGGCCGGGTACAAACGAAGCTGGTGCGTGGCCAGGCACTGCTCCGCATCCCGCAGTTGGCGGTGCACCTGAACCGTAGCGTGAACCAGGATGGGCTCAAGGTGAACTCGCAAACCGATTTTGACGCCTTGTTTACGGCGAATCAAACGACGAAGTTTGTGAATGTGTTGCGGTCCGAGCTCGCCGAGGGGGAGCGCCTGCTGGATTTCGATGTACAGCTCTTTGACTCCCAGGTGGCCATATATGGTGGCCTTGAAAACGAATGGGTGTACTCGGGCAGGCTCGATAACCTCTCCAGCTGCCACGCCATTGCCGAGGCTTTGCTGACGGCAGAACCGGCGGCGGACGATGTTTGCGTTGCCTGCTTTGTGAACAACGAAGAGGTGGGCAGCGTGAGTCGCGACGGCGCTGCAGGCAATTTTGTGCGTTCGACGCTTGAGGCGGTTTGGTCGGCTTGCCGCCAAACGGAATCCGTTGGTGCAGTCGCGCTCCCGGTGGATTTCCCCCTAGAGTCCTCCTTCGCGCTCTCTGTTGACATGGCCCATGCGGTACACCCGAACCACCCCGAAAAGCACGAAGAGAACCATGCGCCTGTTTTGGGCGGCGGCGTTGTGCTCAAGACAAATTCGCAAAAGAAGTACGCAAGCGACTTGTTGAGTTCCGCGAAACTCCGAAGGCTTTGCGAGGTGGCGAAAGTTCCGTTGCAGGTTTTTGTGACGCGCGGCGATATGCCGTGCGGCAGCACCGTGGGCCCCACGGTTTCGGCTTCGCTTGGAATCCCGACGGTCGATGTTGGTGAACCCATGCTCAGCATGCACAGTATTCGCGAGATGATGGCCGTGGCTGACCATCAGAGCATGACTGCTTTAGTGAAGGCTCTTTTTTCTGTAGAAGTCGGGTAG
- a CDS encoding DNA methylase, with protein sequence MDRTYAAIDLKSFFASVECILRDLDPLKAKLVVADESRTEKTICLAVTPALKAYGIPGRARLFEVNQKVREVKQRTGETIEFIIAKPQMAKYVEYSTKVYNVYLKYVSAEDIHAYSIDECFLDLTRYLKLYKKSARELVKTIIQDVFTTTGITATGGIGTNLYLCKIAMDIMAKHVDADEDGVRIAELDEMSYRRQLWAHQPITSFWQVGRGIAARLEKCYLNGGRGIRTMGDLARASVKNPEALYKMFGVNAEILIDHAWGYEPCTIADIKKAKPRSRSTGEGQVLQDPYSFEKARLVVREMVDTVSMSLVEHNLVAKGMVLTVGYDRENVDKGIYHGETVVDFYGRTIPKPAHGTAALGHYSSSQSAFADVVMKLFDRIVNPELTVRRLNLVAFDVVDEGNEGFDLFTDVKKQEREKKRLKAELMIKKRFGKNAIVKGMDLQEGATTVERNGQIGGHRA encoded by the coding sequence ATGGACCGCACTTACGCTGCCATTGACCTCAAGTCATTCTTCGCCTCGGTGGAATGTATCCTCCGGGACTTGGATCCGTTGAAGGCAAAGCTCGTGGTGGCCGACGAGAGCCGTACCGAGAAGACGATTTGCCTTGCGGTGACGCCTGCGCTCAAGGCCTACGGGATTCCGGGGCGTGCCCGCCTTTTCGAGGTGAACCAGAAGGTGCGCGAGGTGAAACAGAGGACGGGTGAGACCATCGAGTTCATTATCGCGAAGCCGCAGATGGCCAAGTACGTGGAGTATTCCACGAAGGTCTACAATGTTTATCTCAAGTACGTGAGCGCTGAAGATATTCACGCCTATTCCATCGACGAATGCTTCTTGGATTTGACACGTTACCTTAAGTTGTACAAAAAATCGGCACGGGAACTGGTGAAGACGATTATCCAGGACGTTTTCACGACAACAGGGATTACGGCCACGGGCGGCATCGGCACGAACCTGTACCTTTGCAAGATTGCGATGGATATCATGGCGAAGCACGTGGATGCCGACGAAGATGGTGTGCGCATTGCGGAACTTGACGAGATGAGCTACCGCAGGCAACTGTGGGCGCACCAGCCGATAACGAGCTTTTGGCAGGTGGGGCGCGGGATTGCGGCGCGCCTGGAAAAGTGCTACCTGAACGGTGGCCGGGGAATCCGCACGATGGGGGACCTTGCTCGCGCAAGCGTCAAGAATCCCGAGGCGCTGTACAAGATGTTCGGCGTGAATGCGGAAATCCTGATTGACCATGCCTGGGGTTATGAACCCTGCACTATAGCCGATATCAAGAAGGCGAAACCCCGGAGCCGCAGTACCGGCGAGGGCCAGGTGTTGCAGGACCCGTACAGTTTCGAGAAGGCGCGACTCGTGGTACGCGAGATGGTCGATACTGTCTCGATGTCGTTGGTCGAGCATAATTTGGTCGCGAAGGGCATGGTGCTTACGGTGGGTTACGACCGCGAGAACGTGGACAAGGGAATATACCATGGCGAAACCGTTGTGGATTTTTACGGGCGCACGATTCCGAAGCCCGCTCACGGTACGGCAGCCCTCGGGCATTATTCCAGTTCGCAGTCGGCGTTTGCCGATGTGGTGATGAAGCTCTTTGACCGCATCGTGAACCCGGAGCTGACGGTGCGCCGCCTGAACCTGGTGGCATTCGACGTGGTAGACGAAGGCAACGAAGGTTTTGACCTGTTCACCGACGTGAAGAAGCAGGAACGCGAGAAAAAGCGCCTGAAGGCGGAACTCATGATAAAGAAGCGTTTTGGAAAGAACGCCATCGTGAAGGGCATGGACTTGCAGGAAGGTGCTACTACGGTTGAACGCAACGGACAGATTGGAGGGCACAGGGCTTGA
- a CDS encoding GtrA family protein, whose product MEKELSSKGKLRSSLPPRQTLLGQFIRYVVTGGLAFFVDFGLFALFLYGFGWHYLLANLMGLLGGLAINYYISIVWVFSACKRNVQNRAAEISIFSIIGFAGVGLNQLTMFLLVDFAELNEMLSKMVAAALVFMWNFGARKVILFRGKKIEEGSV is encoded by the coding sequence GTGGAAAAGGAATTATCGTCCAAAGGAAAACTTAGATCCAGCCTGCCGCCGCGGCAGACTCTTTTGGGGCAGTTCATCCGTTACGTGGTGACGGGCGGTCTTGCCTTTTTTGTCGACTTTGGACTCTTCGCCCTGTTCTTGTATGGTTTTGGTTGGCACTACCTGCTGGCGAATTTGATGGGCCTCCTGGGCGGTCTAGCCATCAACTATTACATCAGCATTGTCTGGGTGTTTTCGGCATGCAAAAGGAATGTGCAGAACCGCGCTGCCGAGATTTCCATTTTTTCGATTATCGGTTTTGCGGGGGTCGGTCTCAACCAACTCACAATGTTCCTGCTGGTCGATTTTGCCGAGCTCAACGAGATGCTTTCCAAGATGGTGGCGGCAGCCCTTGTTTTTATGTGGAATTTTGGTGCCCGCAAGGTGATTCTCTTTCGCGGGAAAAAAATAGAAGAAGGAAGCGTTTAG
- a CDS encoding NPCBM/NEW2 domain-containing protein produces the protein MLDYVKRTRFFVFWGVVCLLANFFCTYAEGYDGDQSFWVGWTQQLVDGGFGNFRGNYPPVYVFWLWVVAHIHSLFGIGIGKTFFLKFMCLWPVYFSHLLLLDGLCRFMDRFLYPEWKRHALAGFIALNPAILIAGPIWGQVDLVPVVFAIAAMYCMCFRRTTKFGPMFYVLSLLAKFQMILFLPVFGGLFLKHWRRSWKGLALIVPAALVVLLPFAIGGNLLDMLSRAYVKTTEQYPYATFNAANLWYLWVGNAVPDTVLVWGFSEQGLGFIFKPGILGKLLFILVSIFTLVKTILSKNVRTVWALAFLNAVAFFAVLPGMHERYLLYAIPVGLCWLVWDSRRAVVWVALATFAAMTNISLIVPFKGPSVWNFASFTACAVLVLTMVSLAFPKVWGKIFELASRVKWRRFVPYVLLLVILLVSMTNLLIRMQPSSAPTGDNIVLLTKMPMDVLKQDYKSPQRNRSVEERPIQVNNRIYRDGIGTHASSRLLFQLPENADSLYIGAAIDDETYSHGDCEFSIRLDGNDVWSSGRVAGGDRAKFTALSVRGFSTLELVTDALGSNTSDHADWLLPYIKLK, from the coding sequence ATGCTAGATTATGTAAAAAGAACGCGTTTTTTTGTTTTTTGGGGAGTCGTTTGCCTGCTTGCGAATTTCTTCTGCACCTATGCCGAGGGCTATGACGGCGACCAAAGTTTTTGGGTCGGCTGGACGCAGCAGCTGGTGGACGGCGGTTTCGGAAACTTCAGGGGCAACTACCCGCCGGTCTACGTCTTTTGGCTCTGGGTGGTGGCGCATATCCATAGCTTGTTTGGTATCGGCATCGGCAAGACGTTTTTTTTGAAGTTCATGTGCCTGTGGCCCGTGTATTTTTCGCACCTGCTTTTGCTCGACGGCCTTTGCCGCTTTATGGACCGTTTCCTATACCCCGAGTGGAAACGCCACGCGCTGGCGGGCTTTATTGCGCTGAACCCGGCGATTTTGATTGCGGGCCCCATTTGGGGACAGGTGGACTTGGTTCCGGTGGTGTTCGCGATTGCTGCCATGTACTGCATGTGCTTCCGCCGTACCACAAAGTTCGGACCCATGTTCTACGTGCTCTCGCTCCTCGCCAAGTTCCAGATGATCCTCTTTTTGCCGGTGTTTGGCGGGCTGTTCCTCAAGCATTGGCGCCGTTCCTGGAAAGGACTTGCACTCATTGTGCCTGCGGCGCTGGTGGTGCTTTTGCCGTTTGCCATTGGCGGGAACTTGCTCGACATGCTCTCCCGTGCCTACGTCAAGACTACGGAACAGTACCCCTATGCGACGTTCAATGCCGCCAACCTGTGGTACCTGTGGGTGGGCAACGCCGTCCCCGACACTGTACTCGTATGGGGATTCTCTGAACAGGGACTCGGGTTTATTTTCAAGCCGGGCATTCTGGGCAAGTTGCTTTTCATCCTGGTGTCGATTTTTACTTTGGTCAAAACTATCTTGAGTAAGAACGTGCGCACCGTGTGGGCGCTCGCCTTTTTGAACGCGGTCGCCTTTTTTGCCGTGCTCCCGGGCATGCACGAACGCTACCTGCTCTACGCCATCCCGGTGGGACTTTGCTGGCTCGTGTGGGACTCGCGCCGCGCCGTTGTTTGGGTTGCGCTAGCGACATTCGCTGCGATGACGAACATTTCGCTGATTGTCCCCTTCAAGGGACCCAGCGTTTGGAATTTCGCTTCGTTTACGGCATGTGCTGTTCTTGTGCTTACCATGGTTTCGCTCGCGTTCCCCAAGGTTTGGGGCAAAATTTTTGAGCTGGCTTCCCGTGTCAAGTGGCGCCGCTTTGTGCCTTATGTTTTGCTCTTGGTGATTCTCCTTGTTTCTATGACCAATCTTTTGATTAGGATGCAGCCCAGTTCCGCCCCCACAGGAGACAACATCGTGTTGTTGACCAAGATGCCCATGGACGTGCTTAAGCAAGATTACAAGAGCCCGCAAAGGAACCGCTCTGTGGAGGAGCGCCCCATCCAGGTGAACAACCGCATTTACCGCGACGGCATTGGCACACACGCTAGCTCCAGGCTCCTGTTCCAGTTGCCCGAGAATGCTGATTCCCTGTACATTGGTGCCGCCATTGACGACGAGACTTATTCACATGGCGATTGCGAGTTTTCTATTAGGCTGGACGGCAATGACGTGTGGAGCAGTGGCCGGGTCGCCGGCGGGGACCGCGCCAAGTTCACAGCCTTGTCGGTTCGCGGCTTTAGCACCTTGGAACTCGTGACGGATGCGCTGGGCTCGAACACCAGCGACCATGCCGATTGGCTGCTGCCATACATTAAGCTGAAGTGA
- a CDS encoding glycosyltransferase family 39 protein: MKFVKKFPEIVIALAMVVMAVLQYAGGSSISNVLFHRGGSTTNELLPISTPMQTGEPFTVEMDLNLGLAGTFELNVHPDDCVTGMTVNGVVFPHTNYPGYCSWNQGFTVGSDEFKRVLGPKSSGKYHVVFEMHNNSGLGGITAALSTHGVLPAILSVAFYALLGLLVFMVGARLRIDKRLLFCFFLGLLLRVGYTQNTFYDERGHDVGGHIAYIQTIAEKHHIPGDKECWSCYHPPVYYVLSAGSWSLAKFLNASPFSFVQWLDFIFSLVALGFGLACIKALLYGNSRLIAGLLWSVWPSFLLASPRVGNDILLYAFYAVSLWGVLNYLKTSKGQFLITAVVAATLAYWTKTSGAIAFAAIGVAVLVHFVPRVFTAKPRKLEWVSIGLLVVLGGWIAFLTLTNSVVANAAGNDNTVLVTNSPGNFLYFDLQKFLTNPYIDPWHDELGRQYFWNYLAKTSLFGEFTLLNTDAGKWFACLASFCFVILVGFTMAGLWRKKWNRVDVVLVTQMLAFFVSMIALRLKYPFSCSNDFRYIVPVLLSVLPFTAEGICGDGASVKRRVCGWTAVVIFAVSASIVVLGA, translated from the coding sequence ATGAAGTTCGTCAAGAAGTTCCCAGAGATAGTGATTGCCCTTGCTATGGTCGTGATGGCCGTCCTCCAGTATGCGGGCGGTTCTTCGATTTCGAACGTCCTGTTCCATCGTGGCGGTTCCACCACCAACGAACTTCTTCCCATCAGCACTCCCATGCAAACGGGTGAGCCCTTCACGGTCGAGATGGACTTGAATCTTGGCCTTGCAGGAACCTTTGAACTGAACGTGCACCCCGACGACTGCGTCACGGGCATGACGGTGAACGGCGTCGTATTCCCGCACACGAACTATCCCGGCTACTGCAGCTGGAACCAGGGCTTTACAGTGGGGAGTGACGAGTTTAAACGCGTTTTGGGCCCCAAGAGCTCGGGCAAGTACCATGTGGTTTTCGAGATGCACAACAACTCGGGTCTGGGCGGCATCACCGCCGCGCTCAGCACCCACGGGGTCCTTCCGGCGATTCTCTCGGTGGCGTTCTATGCGCTGCTTGGTTTGTTGGTGTTTATGGTGGGGGCGCGCCTTCGCATTGACAAGCGCCTGTTGTTCTGTTTCTTCTTGGGCCTCCTTTTGCGAGTCGGGTATACACAGAACACTTTTTACGACGAGCGCGGTCACGACGTGGGCGGCCATATCGCCTACATCCAGACCATTGCCGAAAAGCACCACATCCCCGGCGACAAGGAATGTTGGAGCTGCTACCACCCGCCGGTTTATTACGTGCTCTCGGCGGGCTCATGGAGCCTGGCCAAGTTCCTGAACGCATCGCCCTTCTCGTTTGTGCAGTGGCTCGACTTTATATTCTCGCTGGTGGCGCTCGGTTTTGGCCTTGCGTGCATCAAGGCGCTCCTCTACGGGAACTCGCGACTTATCGCCGGGCTCTTGTGGAGCGTGTGGCCCTCGTTCTTGTTGGCGTCGCCACGGGTGGGTAACGATATCCTGCTCTACGCCTTCTATGCGGTAAGTCTCTGGGGCGTTTTGAACTACCTAAAGACGAGCAAGGGGCAGTTCCTCATCACGGCTGTGGTCGCGGCGACGCTCGCCTACTGGACCAAAACCTCGGGCGCCATCGCCTTTGCGGCAATCGGGGTCGCCGTCCTGGTGCATTTTGTGCCGCGCGTCTTTACGGCAAAGCCGCGCAAGCTCGAGTGGGTCTCCATCGGGCTCCTCGTGGTGCTTGGCGGTTGGATCGCTTTCTTAACGCTCACCAATAGCGTGGTCGCCAACGCGGCGGGCAACGATAACACAGTGCTCGTCACGAACAGCCCTGGCAACTTCTTGTACTTCGACTTGCAAAAGTTTCTCACGAACCCCTACATTGACCCGTGGCACGATGAACTCGGCCGCCAGTATTTTTGGAATTACCTCGCCAAAACTTCGCTGTTCGGCGAATTCACGCTTTTGAATACCGACGCGGGCAAGTGGTTTGCATGCCTTGCGAGTTTCTGCTTTGTAATCCTCGTCGGCTTTACGATGGCGGGTCTCTGGCGCAAAAAGTGGAACAGGGTCGATGTGGTTTTGGTTACGCAGATGCTCGCCTTTTTTGTATCGATGATCGCGCTCCGCCTCAAGTACCCGTTCTCGTGCAGCAACGATTTCCGCTACATTGTGCCGGTGCTCCTCAGTGTGCTTCCGTTTACCGCCGAGGGCATTTGCGGTGATGGCGCCAGCGTCAAGCGCCGGGTGTGCGGGTGGACCGCCGTTGTTATTTTTGCGGTGAGCGCGTCGATTGTCGTTTTGGGGGCGTAA
- a CDS encoding NAD(P)/FAD-dependent oxidoreductase, with amino-acid sequence MVSEDSKIAVIAGAGPAGLTAALELLRTTDVKPVVFEAEDVLGGISRTARYNGNRMDIGGHRFFSKSDAVMDWWQGILPLQGSASRDDIAIGRSVPLAAGGPDPEKSDRVMLCRSRLSRILFLRKLFDYPVSLNGATIKGLGLWRMFKIGMSYLKVKVTPKRKEKSLEDFMINRFGVELYRTFFRDYTEKVWGVPCSEISPDWGGQRIKGLSITKTVLHALRQIFAGSAKGADSANGADIRQKNTETSLIGQFLYPKLGPGELWETVADEVKRLGGEIHMNSTVVKVNREGRRIASVVVESRAADGNGAATTETIPCDYFLSTMPVKDLVNAMDGEKDPVPAEVKRVSEGLVYRDFITVGLLLDKLLIRNPAAPGSPESKLKFVADNWIYVQESDVKLGRIQVFNNWSPYLVADPEKVWIGLEYFANEGDEMWNMKDEDFIKFAISELDKIDVARPGDVRDSVCFHIKKAYPAYFGTYGEFGKVREYVDGFENLFLMGRNGMHRYNNMDHSMLTAMETVKCIREGKTDKRDCWNVNSEEEYHEDKK; translated from the coding sequence ATGGTCTCTGAAGATTCAAAGATTGCCGTTATTGCCGGTGCAGGTCCCGCTGGGCTTACCGCGGCATTGGAACTGCTCCGTACCACCGATGTTAAACCGGTTGTTTTTGAAGCCGAAGACGTGCTAGGCGGCATTTCCCGCACGGCCCGCTACAACGGTAACCGCATGGACATTGGCGGCCACCGCTTCTTTAGCAAGAGTGACGCCGTGATGGACTGGTGGCAGGGAATTTTGCCGTTGCAGGGGAGCGCCTCCCGTGACGATATCGCCATTGGCAGAAGTGTCCCTCTTGCCGCGGGCGGTCCCGATCCCGAAAAGAGCGACCGCGTGATGCTTTGCCGCAGCCGCCTCAGCCGCATCCTCTTTTTGCGCAAGTTGTTTGACTACCCGGTGAGCCTGAACGGGGCGACCATCAAGGGCCTTGGGCTTTGGCGCATGTTCAAGATAGGCATGAGCTACCTCAAGGTGAAGGTGACGCCCAAGCGCAAGGAAAAGAGCCTCGAAGATTTTATGATCAACCGCTTTGGCGTGGAACTCTACCGCACGTTCTTCCGCGACTATACCGAGAAGGTGTGGGGTGTGCCGTGCAGCGAAATCAGCCCCGACTGGGGTGGCCAGCGTATCAAGGGCCTCTCCATTACCAAGACGGTGCTCCACGCGCTGCGCCAAATTTTTGCAGGTTCCGCCAAGGGGGCGGACTCCGCGAACGGTGCGGACATCCGTCAAAAAAATACCGAGACGAGCCTCATTGGGCAGTTCCTTTATCCGAAGCTAGGCCCGGGTGAACTTTGGGAAACCGTCGCCGACGAAGTGAAAAGGCTGGGCGGCGAAATCCACATGAATTCAACGGTTGTGAAGGTGAACCGCGAAGGCCGGCGCATCGCAAGCGTTGTTGTGGAATCCCGCGCGGCAGATGGGAACGGCGCCGCCACTACCGAGACGATCCCCTGTGACTACTTCCTCTCGACCATGCCGGTGAAGGACCTGGTGAACGCCATGGACGGCGAAAAGGATCCCGTGCCTGCCGAAGTCAAGCGCGTCTCCGAGGGCCTCGTGTATCGCGACTTCATAACCGTAGGGCTCCTCCTTGACAAGCTCCTTATCAGGAATCCTGCCGCTCCGGGCTCTCCTGAGAGCAAGCTCAAGTTCGTCGCCGACAACTGGATTTACGTGCAGGAGAGCGACGTGAAACTCGGCCGCATTCAGGTGTTCAACAACTGGAGCCCCTACCTAGTGGCCGACCCCGAAAAGGTTTGGATTGGCCTCGAGTATTTTGCCAACGAGGGCGACGAAATGTGGAACATGAAGGACGAGGACTTTATCAAGTTCGCCATTTCGGAACTCGACAAAATCGATGTCGCCCGCCCCGGGGACGTGCGCGACTCCGTGTGCTTCCACATCAAGAAGGCGTACCCCGCCTACTTTGGCACCTACGGCGAATTCGGCAAGGTCCGCGAATACGTGGACGGCTTCGAGAACCTGTTCCTCATGGGCCGTAACGGCATGCACCGCTACAATAACATGGACCACAGCATGCTCACCGCTATGGAGACTGTCAAGTGCATTCGCGAGGGCAAAACCGACAAGCGCGACTGCTGGAATGTGAACAGCGAAGAAGAATACCACGAGGACAAAAAATGA
- a CDS encoding acyltransferase family protein: protein MESKRIEYIDTAKFLAMILIVFSHGAKEGNLIAFLFSFHLPVFFFLNGMTLKIGNQTFADFLVKKLKRYVLPMFGLGILCVLFDYLIRSLTNTHLTDHDILYGFSRIINQTRAYAIWFLTALFFVDLMLFGLIFTYFGYAFHHPKCTKVYNLLTRRRMVGFIVGLCLMYVTYLLSVYNYTTQIAHLEMFSRIYRAAYITLPCALIGCFGFTLLCRGITNPVLAKPVEINLALLAFHQVLAFPLFMNFIAKDWWIAVWSLPTTDPRFLAYVLTATAFAIALSAAIHFLLKYSPLSLIVNQPLPDFYRKKSLH from the coding sequence ATGGAATCAAAAAGAATCGAATATATTGACACCGCCAAGTTTTTGGCCATGATACTGATTGTATTCTCGCACGGTGCCAAGGAAGGGAACCTAATCGCCTTCCTCTTTTCGTTCCACCTGCCTGTATTCTTTTTTCTCAACGGGATGACGCTTAAAATCGGAAACCAGACCTTTGCCGATTTTTTGGTGAAAAAACTCAAGCGCTACGTGTTGCCCATGTTCGGGCTAGGCATATTATGCGTCTTATTTGACTACCTCATCCGTTCGCTCACCAACACACATCTTACCGACCACGATATTTTATACGGTTTCTCCAGAATTATCAACCAAACAAGGGCATACGCCATTTGGTTCCTGACCGCACTCTTCTTTGTGGACCTGATGCTGTTCGGGCTCATTTTCACGTACTTCGGCTATGCGTTCCACCACCCCAAATGCACCAAGGTGTACAACCTACTCACTCGCAGGCGGATGGTCGGCTTCATTGTGGGGCTCTGCCTCATGTACGTCACCTACCTCCTAAGCGTTTACAACTACACTACGCAAATCGCCCACCTAGAGATGTTTTCCCGCATTTACAGGGCAGCCTATATCACCCTCCCCTGCGCCTTAATTGGGTGTTTCGGTTTCACGCTTTTGTGCAGAGGCATCACAAACCCAGTCTTGGCAAAGCCGGTCGAAATAAACCTCGCCCTGCTCGCGTTCCATCAGGTATTGGCATTCCCGCTCTTTATGAACTTCATCGCCAAGGACTGGTGGATTGCCGTGTGGTCTCTGCCCACGACCGACCCCCGATTTTTGGCATACGTATTGACCGCGACCGCCTTTGCCATCGCACTCTCGGCGGCCATCCACTTTTTACTCAAGTACTCTCCCTTGAGCCTAATAGTGAACCAGCCTCTACCCGACTTCTACAGAAAAAAGAGCCTTCACTAA